Proteins from a genomic interval of Candidatus Binatia bacterium:
- a CDS encoding four helix bundle protein produces the protein MTKHDLKRRTRRFALDVIHLVESLPRTRTAEVIGRQLLRSAMSVGANYRAACRARSLADFVARMGIVEEEADESMYWMELLVESGSIAADVLAALRQEANELLAITVSSIKTARTARDRTR, from the coding sequence AGCATGATCTGAAGCGGCGAACGCGCCGGTTCGCGTTGGACGTGATCCACCTGGTTGAGTCGTTGCCGCGCACCAGAACCGCAGAGGTCATCGGGCGGCAATTGCTGCGGTCGGCGATGTCCGTCGGCGCCAACTACCGGGCCGCCTGCCGTGCCCGGTCGTTGGCCGACTTCGTCGCCAGGATGGGGATCGTCGAGGAAGAGGCGGATGAGTCCATGTATTGGATGGAACTGCTCGTGGAGAGTGGCTCTATCGCCGCCGACGTACTCGCAGCCCTGCGGCAAGAAGCGAACGAACTGCTGGCGATCACGGTGTCGTCCATCAAGACCGCCCGCACAGCAAGGGACCGGACCAGGTAA